AAATACTGTATTGTGCCTGTATTATCTGTAATATTTCATTATTTCATCGGCAATCTGTCTAAAGATTGGGGCGGCTTTTACTCCACCAATATCACCGTTTTTCACAAAGATTGATATTGCATATCTGGGCGTTTCATAGGGAATAAAGCCTGTAAACCAAGCATGATAAATGTTTAAATCCTTGCTTACTTCTGCCGAACCGGTCTTGCCCGCTGAACCATACTGTGTTTCTGCATTTTTTCCTGTTCCATTTAATACAACATCTCTCATCATTTTTTTAATAATTTCCGAAGTACTTTTGCTTATTACACGGTAGGACTTTTCTTTATATAAGTCTTCTACCTCTTTTCCATTTTCATCAACAATTGCTTTTACAAGATTAGGCACATGTCGTATTCCTCCATCAGCTATCGTGGCAGCCATATCTGCCGCCTGAAGAGGAGTTATAAGCACTTTACCCTGACCAATTGACAAGTTTCCTATTCCAGCACCATACGTGTCTTCTATTGAAGGCAACATACCGTTTTCTTCTTCCAAAGGCAAATTATTATTTGAGGCGATGCCGAATTTATTAGCCACTTTTATTATATTATCTCCTCCTGTTGCTTCCCCTATTTTTATAAACGTTGTATTAGAGGAAACTTCAAATGCCTTTTCTATATTTATAATTCCATTACTTTCATTTTTAAAATTATGAAATACCACACCATTTATTTCATATGAAGACGTATCAACAAACTCATCTTTAAGGTCTACCTTCCCTTTTTCAAGTGCTGCTGATGCCACTATTATCTTAAATATAGAACCTGGAGGATATGCCATTAATGCTTTATTAATAAGTTCTTCATTTTTACTGCCAAT
This is a stretch of genomic DNA from Aceticella autotrophica. It encodes these proteins:
- a CDS encoding peptidoglycan D,D-transpeptidase FtsI family protein, which produces MYEKNFRIKILTFVLILLTFLLLFRLYYIQIINGEIYSQKAVQQKIKSFNIGKKRGEIFDRNLIPFTDRSLHEYIYVVPGMIVNKDYVSKFLSKLTGNSINDIKKELCSKKDFLKYDYTGKYQGKLPVGVYMLSIPLRYDTDTLARHVIGHIGDKNMGLEKTFDKILTTGGNESIAVFKDGNNNDYLKGLGLKIRYSSDNIYGIKTTLDYHIQKAVENILDRNLINGAAVVIDVKNGDILAMASRPNYDQNKIQEYIGSKNEELINKALMAYPPGSIFKIIVASAALEKGKVDLKDEFVDTSSYEINGVVFHNFKNESNGIINIEKAFEVSSNTTFIKIGEATGGDNIIKVANKFGIASNNNLPLEEENGMLPSIEDTYGAGIGNLSIGQGKVLITPLQAADMAATIADGGIRHVPNLVKAIVDENGKEVEDLYKEKSYRVISKSTSEIIKKMMRDVVLNGTGKNAETQYGSAGKTGSAEVSKDLNIYHAWFTGFIPYETPRYAISIFVKNGDIGGVKAAPIFRQIADEIMKYYR